The genomic segment GGGAGGAAGTGGAAGATGTTGTTCTTTTTGCCATGATCCTTTGCCTAATAATTTCCACACACTGTTTATGCAGGTCCCTCTGCGAACTCAGATACTCTATAATTGTTAAAAGTAATTGAAAAACAACAGAAAAATAGAATTAACTTTATAATGGTTAATTCTATTGCAATTGCGAACATGCCCGCATCAAAATCTAAGCGATTGTAAACTATGGAGGAAATTTTCACCCAAAATGAAATCGGAAATAAAATTACAAATCAGGTTTAATTTGAGGAATTTTCCAAAATGATGATCTCGTCGGTGTGGCTATAGCCCAGATAGCGCCGCGAAAGTTCCTCCAGATAATCCGGATCCACATGCTCCGGGCGCAGCAGGCGAACATGCGCCTCGAGCCTTTCACGTTGTTTGTGAATGGCGTTATATTGTTGTTCCAAAAGCTGAATATCCTGCTTGAGCTGAAAATGCGCCTTAAGCCCGTTATTGCCGTTCAGGGCATGAAAACCAAAATACACAAGCACCAGGAAACTGACCAGCGGGATGGCCATTTTGCGAAAGCGAAAGGATATGTCTTGCATCTTTTTCATACCCTTAGCGAATCACAAGTGATTCGCCCGGTCAAGATATTTTTTGCAGGTTAGCAAAAAGGCCGTCCAGGACGGCCTTTTTACGTCACAAAGAGATCTGTAAAGAAGTCTGGCTGACTTATGGTTCAGCGTAGGATGCTTTTGCCGGCATAGGTTGCCGCTTCACCCAAGGCTTCCTCGATCCGGATCAGCTGATTGTATTTGGCCAGCCGGTCGGACCGTGCCAGAGAACCGGTCTTGATCTGCCCGCAATTGGTGGCCACTGCCAGATCGGCGATGGTAGCGTCTTCCGTTTCGCCGGACCGGTGGGACATCACAGCCGTATAGGATGAGCGATGCGCCAGTTCCACCGCATCAAAGGTTTCACTCAGCGAACCGATTTGGTTCACCTTGACAAGAATGGAGTTGGCGACGCCCTTCTCAATACCCTCGGCAAGGCGGGCAGGATTGGTCACAAACAGGTCATCCCCCACCAGCTGCACCTTATCACCAACAAGGTCGGTGAGGATTTTCCAGCCGTCCCAATCGTCTTCCGCCATACCGTCTTCGATGGACAGGATCGGGAAGCGTTTTGTCAAATCCGCCAGATATTCCGCCATACCCTGGGAATCCAGTGTTTTGCCCTCACCGGCGAGCACATATTTGCCGTTCTTGTAAAACTCGGTGGAGGCTGCATCCAGTGCCAGCATGATGTCCTCTTCGGGTTTGTAACCGGCGGCCTCAACGGCCTGCATGATAAAGGACAACGCCTCTTCGGTGCCTTTCAGATTGGGGGCAAATCCCCCTTCATCCCCAACCCCGGTGTTGTGGCCGGCATCCGAGAGTTTTTTCTTAAGATGATGGAAGATTTCCGCGCCCATGCGCACCGCATCGCGGATATTGCCGGCGGAAACCGGCATGATCATGAATTCCTGAATATCAATAGGGTTGTCGGCATGTTCGCCGCCATTGATGATGTTCATCATCGGCACCGGCAGCACCCGGGCCGAAGGTCCGCCCAGATATTTATAAAGGGGCAACACTGCTTCGTCGGCGGCGGCTTTGGCCACCGCCAGGCTAACTCCCAGAATGGCATTGGCGCCAAGACGCGCTTTGTTGGGCGTCCCGTCCAGATCATTCAGAACACGATCAATGATGACCTGTTCTTCTGCATCCATGCCCAGCAACGCATCATAAATTTCGCCATTAACGGCCTCTACGGCCTTGAGAACCCCTTTGCCAAGGTAACGATCCCCGCCGTCTCTGAGTTCCACAGCTTCATGCGCCCCAGTGGACGCTCCGGAAGGAACCGCCGCCCGGCCGAAAGCCCCGGTTTCCAGGGTTACATCCACTTCAACGGTCGGATTGCCGCGACTGTCCAGAATTTCGCGGCCGGTGATGTCAATAATTGCAGTCATTTTTTCCTCTGTCGTCTCAGCATTAAATCTGGGGGAATTATACCAATCGGGATTGTTCCACTGCCGCCTTGATAAAGGCCGCAAACAATGGATGCGGTTCAAACGGTTTGGATTTCAGTTCGGGATGGAACTGCACCCCGACATACCAGGGGTGATCGACGATTTCGACAATTTCCGGCAGCTTGCCATCCGGGGACAATCCGGAAAATTTCAGGCCGGCGGCTTCCAACCGTTCCCGGTAGTTGATATTCACCTCATAGCGGTGACGATGCCGTTCCGAAATTGCTTCGGAGCCGTAGGCTTCATAGGCCTTGGTGCCCTTGTGAATTCTTGCCTTATAGGCCCCAAGCCGCATGGTGCCGCCCAGATCGTCATCCTTGGAACGGGTTTCCTTACCCTGTTCCGTTTCCCATTCGGTCATAAGTCCCACAACAGGTTCTTCGGTCGGACCAAATTCCGTTGAGCTGGCTTGTTCGATACCGGCCAGGTTACGGGCGGCTTCAATACAGGCCATTTGCATGCCAAAACAAATCCCAAAATAGGGAATTTTATGTTCGCGGGCAAATTGGGCCGCCGCAATCTTGCCTTCGGCGCCGCGTTCCCCGAACCCGCCCGGCACCAGAATGCCGTGAACATGTTCCAGATGGGACGCCACATCTCCCTGGGTAAAGATTTTGGCGTCAAACCATTCGATATTCACCTTCACATTATTGGCGAACCCGCCATGAACCAGCGCCTCGATCAGGGACTTATACGCATCCTTGAGTTCGGTGTATTTGCCCACAACAGCAATGGTCACCTCACCTTCCGGGTTGTTCACGTGATCGACAATCTCGTGCCAGCGGGCCAGATCCGGCCGGGTTGAGGCAGGATCAATACCAAAGGCCGCTAAAACTTCATCATCCAATCCTTCGGCATGGTAATTCAGCGGCACTTCGTAAATGCTTGAAGCATCGAGCGCCTGAATGACGGCGCTTTCCCGCACATTACAAAACAGGGCAATTTTGCGCCGTTCGGAATCGGGAATTTCATGTTCTGAGCGGCAGACCAGAACATCCGGCTGAATACCGATACTGCGCAGTTCCTTAACACTGTGCTGGGTCGGTTTGGTTTTCAACTCTCCGGCTGCCTCAAGGAACGGCACCAGTGTCACATGCACAAAGATCGCCCGCTCACGGCCCAGTTCATTACCAAGCTGGCGGATGGCCTCCATAAAGGGCAGGCTTTCAATATCCCCGATGGTGCCGCCAATCTCGCACAGGACAAAGTCTGTATCCGGCTCCACATCCGATGTGGCAAATTCCTTAATCGCATCCGTCACATGAGGAATAACTTGCACGGTCGCGCCCAGATAATCGCCACGACGTTCCTTTTCAATAATCTGCTGATAGATTCGTCCGGATGTCACATTATCGCTCTGACGGCTGGCCACACCGGTAAATCGTTCATAATGGCCCAGGTCCAGATCGGTCTCCGCGCCGTCATCGGTGACAAAAACCTCACCATGCTGGTACGGACTCATGGTGCCCGGGTCAACATTAAGATAAGGGTCCAGCTTGCGCAGTCTGACTTTATATCCCCGGGACTGAAGTAAGGCGCCCAAAGCTGCGGACAGGAGGCCCTTCCCTAAAGAAGAAACAACACCTCCGGTAATGAAAATATAGCGGGTCATAGGTAATTAATAATCCCGAACAGTCTGAATTATTTATAACAACAAAAGACCTGCGACACAGGAAGTTGGCACAGGCCCTGCTTTGTTTAGCGCAGTATTTATCGCGTTTTATTTACAGACATATGCCCGTCGGCATCATACCGTTGCCACACGGAAGATATGTCTTTTGTCGTTTTAATCTGTTACCGGCACTTCAGGCAGTTTGGGCAGTTCCGTTTCCGGCTGTTCGGCCTCTACGGCCGGCGGCTGATCCAGAACGGAGCCATCGTCTCCATCCTCCTTGGCCAGGATCGCCAACACAAGGCTGGTGATAAAAAACGCTCCTGCCAGAACGGCCGTTGTTCGGGTCAACAGATTAGCCGCTGAACGGCTTGAAATCAACCCGGTTGGTCCGCCGCCAATTCCCAAAGCCCCACCTTCGGATTGCTGCAACAAAATCGTGACAACCAAGGCTATGGCCAATATCAGATGGATCACAAGAATAACTTCTTGCATTGTCTAAACTCTTTTTTGTTTGAATACCTGTTCTCTTAATACCCCACGGCTTTTACTCCAAAGAGCCTGCCATGGCCAGATTTTTTTCCATTCTTTTGTATCCCTCAACCATAAGCCTGGAGAATGCCATAAAAACTCTCTGCTTTAAGGCTTGCTCCGCCGACCAACGCACCATTGACATTCTCAACGGCCATCAGTTCCGCAGCATTATCTGGCTTGACAGAGCCTCCATAAAGAATGCGTACTTCATCTCCGCTTTCTCCAAAACGTTCTTTAAGCACGCTCCGTATAGCGGCATGAACCTCGGCCACATCCGCTGCTGTAGGGGTTTTCCCCGTGCCAATGGCCCAGACCGGCTCATAGGCGATGATGGTGTTGATCGCTTCCGCTTCCTCGGGCAAAGACGCCACCACCTGCTCCGTGACCACCGCAAGGGTCTGCCCATTGTCTCGTTCCGCTTCGGTTTCCCCCACACAGATGATGGCTACAAGTCCTTCGCGCTGAGCAGCAGAAGCCTTGGCCCTGACCATATCATTGTCTTCCCCGTGGTCGCTGCGCCGCTCGGAATGGCCAACAATTACATGACTGCACCCCAGGTCCTTCAACATTTCGGCGGAAATATCACCAGTATGCGCCCCGGCGCGGGCCGTATGACAGTCCTGTCCGCCAATCGCGATGGAACTACCCTTAGTGGCTTCAATAGCATGTGCAAGCAGGGTTGCCGGCGGACAGACCAGCACATCGCAATGAACGTTTTTTTCACTGATCAGCTTTTGCAGATCCTCAATTTCCTGAACGCTGGCCTTCAGGCCGTTCATTTTCCAGTTGCCCGCAACAAGCGCTTTGGGAGCCGCCATTGATAAAACCCTTCTTTCTTTACAAAAGATCTAAACCAAAGATGTTCAAAATTTATTGTTCCCTAGCAGAATTGGTTCGGGATTTCCACTGCCATCACTATTTTTATCCCTCAGAAAGGCGAAAAAGCGGCAAGTGCGTGGTGTTTGGTATTGCGGACCGACAGGGAGGTCATTATCATGCCGGAAAATTCCCTTCCTCCGGAACATCAGACCGGAATTTTGGGCCAGAATTTTAGGCCAGAATTTTGGGCCAGAATTTTGGGCCGGATTTTTGGGCCGGAATTTAGGAGCAGAAGCTTTGAGGCGGACCATTGAGCAGAAAGTTTCGACTCCAAATTAAAGGTAAGGGACAAAATTTCAGGGACACGCATTTATTCCTGTAGAAACGAGAAATAATAAACCACACTCATAAACAACCATCACAGGCAACAAAACAGGTTCTGTATTCATGTTACAATTTCTTCGCAGCGGTCTTTCTTCTTTCTTGACCATGGTTCTTCTGGGACTTCTTGTCGCCAGCTTTGCCCTTTGGGGTATTGGCCGGGACATTTTTGCTACCAGCAGCAATATTGTCGCCGAAGTCGGAGACCAGAAAATCAGTGCGCAGGATTTCGCCCGTGAATTTCAGGTGGCCTATCAGCAGCAGCAACAACGTCTGGGCGGCGAATTAACCCGTTCCATGGCCATCTCTCTGGGGCTAGGCCAGCAAACCCTGATGAATCAGGTCAACCGCACGGCCTTTATCGAAGCCGCCCGGCAGATGGGCCTGCGCATCACCGATGAACAACTCCGGGAATTCATATACGATCTGGACGTGTTCAAGAATGATTTTGGCCAGTTTCAGAAATATTATTTTGAACTGGCCGCCCGCAATCAGGGGCTGGACCCCAAGGAACTCGAAGAACTACTCCGCGAAGATCTGTTACGCCAGGAATTTCTAACCACCCTTGTCGGCCCGCTGACCCTGCCACGCCCCATGTTGGAAAGCATTTACAAATTTGAACGTGAAACCAGAACCGCTGAGATGCTAATTGTTTCTGCCTCCACGATAACAGACATTGAGTCCCCAACGGAAGAACAGCTCAAGGCGTATTATGATGAGCACTCCTACCAATATATGGCGCCGGAATATCGCAAACTGGCTTACATCTCCATAAAGCCTGAACAATATATGGATGACATCGCTGTACCGGAGGATGAACTTAAAGAGGAATACAACCTCCGCCAAGGGGAATATAGCGAAGCCGAAACCAGGGACATTAGACAAATCGTTCTCGACAGTCAGGAAGCCGCCGCTGCAGCGTATCAGGACCTTAAGGCCGGCAAGTCCTTCGTGGATGTTCTTTCCACACACAGCGATCTGAGCGAAGCGGATTCTCGGATCGGGGAACAGAGTCGCACGGATCTTGAAGAAACCTATGGCCCGGAGGTGGCTGAGGCCGTCTTTGCGCTCGACGAGGGAGGTTTTACCTCACCCCAGGAAACCGCCTTTGGCTGGTATATTTTCGAAGTTCGGAAAATTCAGGAAGGCAGCGCCAAGGCCTTTGAAGAGGTGCGGGCTGAACTGGAAAAAGAGCTGAAACGTCAACATGCTCTCGACAAGGTGTATGAAGTCACCAATAAAGTCGAAGATGAACTGGCTGGTGGCGTCCCACTGACGGAAATTGCTGAAACCCTGAATCTGACGTTGGTGAACATCGGGCCAACCGATAGTAATGGTTTCGCTCCCACTGGGCAGCCCGTCCAAAACCTGCCTGGTTTTGATGGTTTTCTTGCCCGTGCCTTCGAACAGGACCCCGGCACCGAACCGGTGCTGGAAGAAAGCAGCGGGGATGTTTTTTATGTGCTAAACGTCACTGACGTGCAGCCTTCTCAACTGCGCCCCTTTGAGGAGGTTCGCGGGGCTGTAGAGGAGGCTTGGATTCGGGAAGACCGCAATCGCAAGGCCGAAGAGCTGGCCAGCCGGCTCAAGGCGGATGTGGAAAGCGGCAAGAAACTGAAGGATCTGGCAGCAGCTTATGACTCCGCGACCTATCAGCAGGTGACTATTGCCCGGAATGACCAAAGCGGCACGCTGTCTACTGATCTTCATCAGGCCATTTTCACCACCGCCCCGGGGGCCCTGGAACTGAAACCCGCGGCCAGTAATGACGGGTATGTGCTGTTTCAGGTCACCGCCCGCGACTTCCCCGATGATATTCCTGAAAATCTTGATCAACTGGCGGAAAACATTATTGGCA from the Luteithermobacter gelatinilyticus genome contains:
- a CDS encoding FtsB family cell division protein; the protein is MQDISFRFRKMAIPLVSFLVLVYFGFHALNGNNGLKAHFQLKQDIQLLEQQYNAIHKQRERLEAHVRLLRPEHVDPDYLEELSRRYLGYSHTDEIIILENSSN
- the eno gene encoding phosphopyruvate hydratase, which codes for MTAIIDITGREILDSRGNPTVEVDVTLETGAFGRAAVPSGASTGAHEAVELRDGGDRYLGKGVLKAVEAVNGEIYDALLGMDAEEQVIIDRVLNDLDGTPNKARLGANAILGVSLAVAKAAADEAVLPLYKYLGGPSARVLPVPMMNIINGGEHADNPIDIQEFMIMPVSAGNIRDAVRMGAEIFHHLKKKLSDAGHNTGVGDEGGFAPNLKGTEEALSFIMQAVEAAGYKPEEDIMLALDAASTEFYKNGKYVLAGEGKTLDSQGMAEYLADLTKRFPILSIEDGMAEDDWDGWKILTDLVGDKVQLVGDDLFVTNPARLAEGIEKGVANSILVKVNQIGSLSETFDAVELAHRSSYTAVMSHRSGETEDATIADLAVATNCGQIKTGSLARSDRLAKYNQLIRIEEALGEAATYAGKSILR
- a CDS encoding CTP synthase, which codes for MTRYIFITGGVVSSLGKGLLSAALGALLQSRGYKVRLRKLDPYLNVDPGTMSPYQHGEVFVTDDGAETDLDLGHYERFTGVASRQSDNVTSGRIYQQIIEKERRGDYLGATVQVIPHVTDAIKEFATSDVEPDTDFVLCEIGGTIGDIESLPFMEAIRQLGNELGRERAIFVHVTLVPFLEAAGELKTKPTQHSVKELRSIGIQPDVLVCRSEHEIPDSERRKIALFCNVRESAVIQALDASSIYEVPLNYHAEGLDDEVLAAFGIDPASTRPDLARWHEIVDHVNNPEGEVTIAVVGKYTELKDAYKSLIEALVHGGFANNVKVNIEWFDAKIFTQGDVASHLEHVHGILVPGGFGERGAEGKIAAAQFAREHKIPYFGICFGMQMACIEAARNLAGIEQASSTEFGPTEEPVVGLMTEWETEQGKETRSKDDDLGGTMRLGAYKARIHKGTKAYEAYGSEAISERHRHRYEVNINYRERLEAAGLKFSGLSPDGKLPEIVEIVDHPWYVGVQFHPELKSKPFEPHPLFAAFIKAAVEQSRLV
- the secG gene encoding preprotein translocase subunit SecG encodes the protein MQEVILVIHLILAIALVVTILLQQSEGGALGIGGGPTGLISSRSAANLLTRTTAVLAGAFFITSLVLAILAKEDGDDGSVLDQPPAVEAEQPETELPKLPEVPVTD
- the tpiA gene encoding triose-phosphate isomerase, with protein sequence MAAPKALVAGNWKMNGLKASVQEIEDLQKLISEKNVHCDVLVCPPATLLAHAIEATKGSSIAIGGQDCHTARAGAHTGDISAEMLKDLGCSHVIVGHSERRSDHGEDNDMVRAKASAAQREGLVAIICVGETEAERDNGQTLAVVTEQVVASLPEEAEAINTIIAYEPVWAIGTGKTPTAADVAEVHAAIRSVLKERFGESGDEVRILYGGSVKPDNAAELMAVENVNGALVGGASLKAESFYGILQAYG
- a CDS encoding peptidyl-prolyl cis-trans isomerase, with the translated sequence MLQFLRSGLSSFLTMVLLGLLVASFALWGIGRDIFATSSNIVAEVGDQKISAQDFAREFQVAYQQQQQRLGGELTRSMAISLGLGQQTLMNQVNRTAFIEAARQMGLRITDEQLREFIYDLDVFKNDFGQFQKYYFELAARNQGLDPKELEELLREDLLRQEFLTTLVGPLTLPRPMLESIYKFERETRTAEMLIVSASTITDIESPTEEQLKAYYDEHSYQYMAPEYRKLAYISIKPEQYMDDIAVPEDELKEEYNLRQGEYSEAETRDIRQIVLDSQEAAAAAYQDLKAGKSFVDVLSTHSDLSEADSRIGEQSRTDLEETYGPEVAEAVFALDEGGFTSPQETAFGWYIFEVRKIQEGSAKAFEEVRAELEKELKRQHALDKVYEVTNKVEDELAGGVPLTEIAETLNLTLVNIGPTDSNGFAPTGQPVQNLPGFDGFLARAFEQDPGTEPVLEESSGDVFYVLNVTDVQPSQLRPFEEVRGAVEEAWIREDRNRKAEELASRLKADVESGKKLKDLAAAYDSATYQQVTIARNDQSGTLSTDLHQAIFTTAPGALELKPAASNDGYVLFQVTARDFPDDIPENLDQLAENIIGIYQSEVLSAYRNYLTEALPVKINERTAKAVLDQMSASEEQ